The following coding sequences lie in one Alloacidobacterium dinghuense genomic window:
- a CDS encoding cytochrome c oxidase subunit 3, with translation MPATFTRTPAEIDRKDTGIGGKPPVDRRPTGGGGGDDNWDNHPQGRRGPRELLTRYRLGLFFALAGDLMFFIAIVSAFFVRQNAGHFDPRDNYVSDWHPLAVPPILWINTAILLLSSATIETARQHLFHEVDVMEEWLGLGRPAVRRASPWLIGTVVLGLMFLAGQWIAWQQLASQGLFFGTNENSHFFYLITATHGIHLGLGILALAIALCALFLLRRVEMRQIVVDCTAWYWHTMGIFWVFLFVLLTCFQ, from the coding sequence ATGCCCGCCACCTTTACTCGTACCCCAGCCGAAATTGATCGTAAAGATACTGGAATTGGCGGCAAGCCGCCAGTCGACAGGCGGCCTACGGGTGGAGGCGGAGGCGACGATAACTGGGATAATCATCCACAGGGGAGGCGCGGGCCACGCGAACTGTTGACACGCTATCGTCTTGGGCTTTTCTTTGCCCTGGCGGGCGATCTGATGTTTTTTATCGCGATTGTGAGCGCTTTTTTTGTGCGGCAGAATGCCGGGCATTTCGATCCCCGCGATAACTACGTGTCCGACTGGCACCCATTGGCAGTTCCACCGATTCTCTGGATTAATACAGCTATTTTGCTTCTGAGCAGCGCGACGATCGAAACTGCGCGCCAGCACCTTTTTCACGAAGTCGATGTGATGGAGGAGTGGCTTGGGCTTGGACGGCCAGCCGTGCGACGCGCGTCACCCTGGCTGATCGGTACAGTTGTCTTAGGCCTAATGTTTTTGGCCGGACAATGGATAGCTTGGCAGCAGCTCGCCTCGCAAGGCCTCTTCTTCGGGACAAATGAAAACAGCCACTTCTTCTACCTGATCACAGCGACCCACGGAATCCATCTTGGATTGGGTATTCTGGCGCTCGCGATCGCACTCTGCGCGCTGTTTCTACTTCGACGGGTTGAGATGCGTCAGATTGTCGTCGATTGTACGGCGTGGTATTGGCACACCATGGGTATCTTCTGGGTCTTCTTGTTTGTCCTTCTGACTTGTTTTCAATAA
- a CDS encoding ABC transporter ATP-binding protein: protein MLACSQLGRTLTSPEPRSLLTDVNFELQRGEVLAVVGPSGSGKSTLLRLLNRLDEPTSGTVCLNGTDTRTLPPRELRRRMGMVMQRAYLFPGSVAENVAFGPRQNGQSIPANEINALLAHVGLAGFGSRDALTLSGGEAQRVAITRALANNPETLLLDEPTSALDEAARLGVEALLESLIYERHLTCVWVTHSSEQARAMADKVLALEFGRVKAYGPAAEVLRA from the coding sequence ATGCTTGCCTGCTCACAACTGGGACGTACACTTACATCACCTGAACCACGCTCTCTCCTTACTGATGTGAACTTCGAATTGCAGCGCGGCGAAGTGCTCGCCGTGGTTGGACCAAGCGGTTCGGGCAAGAGCACTCTGCTTCGACTGTTAAATCGGCTGGATGAGCCCACAAGCGGTACCGTCTGCCTGAACGGGACAGACACACGCACGCTGCCTCCACGCGAACTGCGACGGCGAATGGGGATGGTGATGCAACGCGCTTATCTCTTCCCCGGATCAGTTGCAGAGAATGTTGCCTTTGGCCCAAGGCAAAATGGCCAGAGCATTCCCGCAAATGAAATAAACGCATTGCTTGCCCACGTTGGACTGGCAGGGTTCGGATCGCGCGATGCACTTACGCTCTCCGGGGGAGAGGCACAGCGTGTTGCCATTACTCGAGCGCTGGCGAATAACCCGGAGACGTTGCTGCTCGATGAACCCACCTCAGCGCTCGATGAAGCAGCGCGGCTGGGGGTCGAGGCACTTCTGGAATCGTTGATCTACGAGCGCCATTTAACGTGCGTATGGGTGACACACAGCAGCGAACAGGCTCGCGCAATGGCGGACAAAGTTCTCGCTCTTGAATTTGGACGCGTTAAAGCTTATGGACCTGCGGCTGAGGTGCTGCGTGCTTAA
- a CDS encoding ABC transporter permease encodes MLNHLFHSQLTLGIAECVVAALLALAVMLLARKRAPGILKELPVAEIRGVVQIVAVGAILALMLRGPQWTSLLVLAVMMLAAASIVRKRAKRIPRAFLLALTSICAGTGVVLAIMIVFGVIPLKITMLVPVGSMVIANTMNTQSLFLDRLRGEVTSHVGEIESALALGASADAAVLPYLNAAFRACLIPSVDNIRSLGIVWIPGIMAGMVLSGASPMFAALYQFVVLTTIFSASALACFVSSHLVTGRIFTLHEQLMLR; translated from the coding sequence GTGCTTAATCATTTGTTTCACTCGCAGCTTACACTCGGCATTGCGGAATGCGTTGTGGCCGCACTGCTCGCGTTGGCGGTCATGCTCCTGGCGCGCAAGCGTGCCCCCGGAATACTCAAAGAATTGCCCGTCGCGGAGATTCGAGGTGTAGTACAGATCGTGGCCGTGGGTGCGATTCTCGCGCTCATGCTGCGCGGACCTCAGTGGACATCCCTACTGGTTCTTGCTGTGATGATGCTTGCTGCGGCAAGCATTGTGCGGAAACGCGCGAAGCGCATTCCACGCGCATTCTTGCTGGCATTGACCTCTATTTGCGCCGGTACGGGCGTGGTACTGGCAATCATGATCGTCTTCGGCGTGATTCCACTGAAAATCACGATGCTTGTGCCGGTAGGAAGTATGGTGATTGCGAATACGATGAACACGCAGTCACTTTTTCTTGATCGACTACGTGGTGAGGTCACCTCTCATGTTGGAGAAATTGAATCGGCATTGGCACTTGGAGCGAGCGCTGATGCGGCTGTACTGCCCTATCTCAACGCCGCGTTTCGCGCTTGCCTGATTCCTTCGGTCGACAATATTCGCTCGCTAGGAATTGTCTGGATTCCTGGTATCATGGCCGGCATGGTGCTTTCAGGAGCTTCGCCTATGTTTGCTGCACTCTATCAATTTGTTGTGTTGACGACGATCTTCTCTGCCTCCGCGCTTGCTTGTTTTGTTTCCAGTCACCTGGTCACGGGGCGGATTTTCACACTTCATGAGCAGTTGATGCTGCGATGA
- a CDS encoding mechanosensitive ion channel family protein: MRFRPPLHICACAITVLLAAFSLSGQTQDQKPATATLDERQILHHLNSVITWYRKNKTQIQPVGLPTDALYQSTANKMATEVVALAFASAEKAAPLLPSEIPQGAASTSHQNLVKLLQDTTTHNAQLQTQINQLNSKIASARRRDVQALTDQRDRLQGELDLGKSMINSLTQLTRNSEQKATKKKGDSENQPNPNGFEASVAQLKSTLPEIFDPKNQPVTASTPQNINSPTGLFGALHRLYDQSVSLRQIESLQLETNQLEDFVNTLRSPLRTELRATIQQGRALSTTADNPQPGEALPSKQDFDTLAARFDQIAGVEVPLSQEVVALDESKANLEDWRNSIRRESGALLRSVLVRVGIMIAVLGFLLLISDLWKRATFRYIADNRRRRQFLVVRRFVIGFLIGLVLIFSFVTEFSALATFAGFLTAGIAVGLQTILLSVAAYFFLIGRYGIRVGDRITISGVTGDVIDVGFVRFYMLELAGTGIDLQPTGRVVAFANAVLFQPTTPMFKQVPGTHYSWHEISIGLQPAGNHKLVEETMMQIVQSVYEKYQPLLDRQQRSIEERFEVPFAPLKPKAQLQLTDTGLEAVVRYPVSLRHNVEADDEITRRLLQLISRNGELKETVAGLPKIRSAVRA, encoded by the coding sequence ATGCGATTTCGACCTCCCCTGCACATTTGCGCATGCGCGATCACGGTTCTCCTTGCAGCTTTTTCTCTCAGCGGGCAGACACAGGATCAAAAGCCTGCCACTGCAACGCTTGATGAGCGGCAGATATTACACCACCTCAATTCGGTCATTACCTGGTATCGCAAGAACAAGACGCAGATCCAGCCGGTGGGCCTTCCCACGGATGCGCTCTATCAGTCGACTGCGAACAAAATGGCGACCGAGGTAGTGGCGCTTGCATTTGCATCCGCGGAAAAGGCTGCTCCCCTTCTGCCCAGCGAGATTCCTCAGGGGGCGGCCTCAACATCGCACCAGAACCTCGTGAAGCTGCTGCAGGATACAACCACCCACAACGCTCAGTTACAGACGCAGATCAACCAGCTGAACAGCAAAATCGCTTCGGCCCGGCGCCGCGATGTACAGGCGCTGACCGACCAGAGAGATCGCCTGCAGGGCGAACTCGATCTCGGCAAGTCGATGATCAATTCGCTGACTCAGTTGACCAGGAATTCTGAGCAGAAAGCTACAAAGAAGAAGGGGGATTCGGAAAATCAGCCCAATCCAAATGGGTTTGAAGCCAGTGTTGCGCAACTGAAGAGTACTCTGCCGGAAATTTTTGACCCTAAGAACCAACCGGTTACCGCGTCGACTCCGCAGAACATCAATAGTCCAACTGGATTGTTCGGGGCCCTTCACAGGCTTTACGACCAATCTGTGAGCCTCCGACAAATTGAAAGCCTTCAACTCGAGACGAACCAATTGGAGGATTTCGTCAACACCTTACGCTCGCCTCTCCGCACAGAGCTGCGAGCAACGATCCAACAGGGTCGCGCGTTGTCAACCACTGCGGATAATCCTCAACCAGGCGAGGCGCTCCCTTCAAAGCAGGACTTTGACACGCTCGCTGCCAGATTCGATCAGATTGCGGGAGTAGAAGTGCCGCTGAGCCAGGAAGTGGTGGCCCTCGACGAGAGCAAGGCGAACCTTGAGGATTGGCGCAACTCCATACGGCGCGAGTCAGGTGCGCTTTTACGTAGCGTTTTGGTCCGCGTGGGAATCATGATCGCAGTGCTTGGTTTTCTGCTACTGATTTCCGACTTATGGAAAAGGGCGACGTTTCGCTACATTGCCGACAATCGACGCAGAAGGCAATTCCTCGTCGTTCGACGATTTGTCATCGGCTTTCTGATCGGGCTGGTCTTGATCTTCAGCTTTGTTACCGAGTTCAGCGCACTGGCTACATTCGCCGGATTTCTAACGGCCGGCATCGCCGTAGGACTCCAGACCATTCTTCTGTCAGTCGCGGCGTATTTCTTCCTGATTGGTCGCTATGGTATCCGGGTGGGTGACCGCATCACGATTTCGGGCGTGACGGGCGATGTTATCGATGTCGGCTTTGTGCGGTTTTATATGCTCGAGTTGGCCGGCACAGGCATCGACCTGCAGCCGACGGGACGCGTTGTTGCCTTTGCCAACGCCGTGCTCTTTCAGCCGACGACGCCGATGTTTAAGCAGGTTCCCGGGACGCATTACTCATGGCATGAGATTTCGATTGGATTGCAACCTGCGGGCAATCACAAGCTGGTCGAAGAGACGATGATGCAGATTGTTCAGAGTGTCTATGAAAAATATCAGCCGCTCCTCGACCGACAGCAACGCAGCATTGAGGAGAGGTTTGAGGTACCGTTTGCGCCGCTGAAGCCGAAGGCACAGCTCCAGCTTACGGACACTGGGCTTGAAGCGGTGGTGCGCTATCCAGTGAGCCTGCGTCACAATGTCGAGGCCGACGACGAAATTACGCGTCGATTGCTGCAACTGATCTCGCGGAATGGGGAACTGAAAGAGACGGTCGCTGGATTGCCGAAGATTCGATCTGCTGTTCGCGCATAA
- a CDS encoding DUF2252 family protein, whose translation MPAAARANDKGKAEGNNFGFFGTPQRDLVFDLNDFDETVVGPWD comes from the coding sequence GTGCCAGCCGCTGCCAGGGCGAATGACAAAGGCAAAGCTGAAGGTAACAACTTCGGTTTTTTCGGTACGCCACAGCGCGACCTCGTATTTGATTTAAACGACTTCGACGAAACGGTAGTCGGTCCTTGGGACTGA